From Thalassococcus sp. S3, one genomic window encodes:
- a CDS encoding pirin family protein gives MSWNPALDPDCPKGDAVDAIETVIIPRARDLGGFEVRRALPASKRQMVGPFIFFDQMGPAEFLPTKGLDVRPHPHIGLATISYLYRGRMHHRDSLGTDSWIEPGAVNWMVAGHGITHSERTDDETQTDPMPFFGIQTWVALPKEAEDNAASFEHQPKEALPFLEGEGKQVRLILGQAYGERAPVKVASEMFYADAVLEAGAAIPLPDDHEDRGVYVVEGAVDVAGETFEAGQMMVFRPGDKISLKAGAQGARLMLLGGATLEGSRYIWWNFVASSQERIDAAKEAWRAGDWAHGRFSLPPGDDHEFIPLPDR, from the coding sequence ATGAGCTGGAACCCGGCATTGGACCCGGATTGCCCGAAGGGCGATGCGGTAGATGCGATCGAAACGGTCATCATTCCCCGCGCCCGCGATTTGGGCGGGTTCGAGGTCAGACGGGCCTTGCCAGCGTCGAAACGGCAGATGGTGGGACCGTTTATCTTCTTCGATCAGATGGGCCCGGCAGAGTTTCTGCCGACGAAAGGCCTCGACGTGCGCCCGCATCCGCATATCGGGCTGGCCACGATCAGCTATCTTTATCGCGGACGCATGCATCACCGCGACTCTCTGGGTACGGACAGCTGGATCGAGCCGGGCGCGGTGAACTGGATGGTCGCGGGGCACGGAATTACCCATTCAGAGCGGACGGACGACGAGACGCAGACCGATCCGATGCCTTTTTTCGGCATTCAGACCTGGGTGGCCTTGCCCAAGGAGGCCGAAGACAACGCGGCGTCGTTTGAGCATCAGCCAAAGGAGGCGCTGCCGTTTCTGGAGGGTGAAGGCAAGCAGGTGCGGCTGATCCTTGGTCAGGCCTACGGAGAACGCGCGCCGGTGAAGGTCGCATCGGAGATGTTTTACGCGGATGCCGTGCTGGAGGCGGGAGCGGCCATTCCCTTGCCCGACGACCATGAGGACCGGGGTGTCTATGTCGTCGAAGGGGCCGTGGATGTGGCCGGAGAGACGTTTGAAGCGGGCCAGATGATGGTGTTCCGACCGGGTGACAAGATCAGCCTCAAAGCGGGGGCACAGGGGGCACGGCTGATGCTGCTGGGCGGTGCGACGCTGGAAGGGTCGCGCTATATCTGGTGGAATTTCGTGGCCTCCTCCCAAGAGCGGATTGATGCGGCCAAGGAAGCCTGGCGCGCGGGGGATTGGGCACATGGCCGGTTCAGCCTGCCGCCTGGAGATGACCACGAATTCATTCCGCTGCCCGATCGGTGA
- a CDS encoding histidine phosphatase family protein, giving the protein MLDLPPLLILRHGETEWNVQKRMQGALDSPLTLRGREQAKAQNRLLAQHGIEDFDCFTSPQGRARKTAKIALEGLADEVREDARLIEIGMGDWTGKDRAALQEAHPALFEADNLSFYDQAPGGEGIIALARRTRGFLANLTGPAVIVTHGITSRMLRCHALGLEPDAYDTLPGGQGVVYRVDRGQMTCLEQKS; this is encoded by the coding sequence ATGCTTGACCTTCCGCCGCTCCTGATCCTTCGTCATGGTGAGACGGAATGGAATGTCCAAAAGCGCATGCAGGGCGCATTGGACAGCCCTCTGACGCTGCGGGGCCGAGAGCAGGCAAAAGCGCAAAACCGGCTTTTGGCACAGCATGGCATCGAGGATTTTGACTGTTTCACCTCCCCACAGGGACGCGCGCGCAAGACCGCCAAGATCGCGCTTGAGGGACTGGCTGATGAGGTGCGCGAAGACGCCCGGCTGATCGAGATCGGCATGGGGGACTGGACGGGAAAAGACAGAGCTGCCTTGCAAGAGGCCCATCCCGCGCTTTTCGAAGCGGACAATCTGTCGTTTTACGACCAAGCACCGGGTGGGGAAGGCATCATCGCACTCGCGCGCCGAACGCGTGGCTTTCTAGCTAATCTGACCGGACCGGCTGTCATCGTCACGCATGGCATAACTTCACGAATGCTGCGGTGTCACGCTTTGGGGCTGGAGCCGGATGCCTATGATACGCTTCCGGGAGGGCAGGGCGTGGTCTACCGGGTGGATCGCGGCCAGATGACCTGTCTCGAGCAAAAGAGCTGA
- the lon gene encoding endopeptidase La, with product MQEPLNSSYPVLPLRDIVVFPHMIVPLFVGRDKSVRALEEVMSDDKQILLSSQIDPSVDDPATDGIYKAGVLANVLQLLKLPDGTVKVLVEGQARVRITEFLENDSYFEARAEYLTEMPGDVATTEALLRTVADEFERYAKVRKNIPEEALAAVGESSEPAKLADLVAGHLGIEVDQKQDLLETLSISERLEKVYGLMQGEMSVLQVEKKIKTRVKSQMERTQREYYLNEQMKAIQRELGDGEDGQNEVEELEKRVSETKLSKEAREKADGEIKKLKNMSPMSAEATVVRNYLDWMLSIPWGTKSRVKKDLGRAEKILDNDHYGLEKVKERIVEYLAVQQRSKKMKGPIMCLVGPPGVGKTSLGKSVAKATGREFIRISLGGVRDESEIRGHRRTYIGSMPGKIIQALKKAKTTNPLILLDEIDKMGQDFRGDPASAMLEVLDPEQNGTFVDHYLEVEYDLSNVMFLTTSNSYNMPGPLLDRMEIIPLAGYTEDEKREIAKQHLIEKQIKNHGLKKGEFELTDEALSEMIRTYTREAGVRNLEREIAKVARKSVTKIIKKEAESVVVTPENLDEFLGVKKFRYGLAEKEDQVGVVTGLAYTSVGGELLSIEALRLPGKGRMKTTGKLGDVMKESIDAASSYVRSISPKIGVKPPRFDKWDIHVHVPEGATPKDGPSAGLAMVTSIVSVLTQIPVRKDIAMTGEVTLRGNALAIGGLKEKLLAALRGGIKTVLIPEENEKDLPEIPDNVKEGLEIIPVAHVSEVLKHALVDVPEAIEWDEAAEEAAAAAAMSSPAEGSSATAH from the coding sequence ATGCAAGAGCCTCTCAACTCCTCCTATCCGGTATTGCCATTGCGCGACATCGTGGTGTTTCCGCACATGATCGTCCCGCTGTTTGTTGGCCGGGACAAGTCGGTTCGTGCGCTGGAAGAGGTCATGTCGGATGACAAACAGATTCTGTTGTCGAGCCAGATCGACCCCTCCGTCGACGACCCGGCGACCGACGGGATCTACAAGGCGGGGGTCCTCGCCAATGTGCTGCAACTGCTGAAACTGCCCGATGGCACCGTCAAGGTGCTGGTCGAAGGGCAGGCGCGAGTGCGCATCACCGAATTTCTGGAAAATGACAGCTATTTCGAAGCGCGCGCCGAATATCTGACCGAGATGCCGGGCGATGTGGCCACGACCGAGGCGCTGTTGCGCACGGTGGCGGACGAGTTCGAGCGCTATGCCAAGGTGCGCAAGAACATCCCCGAGGAGGCGCTGGCGGCGGTGGGCGAAAGCTCGGAACCCGCCAAACTGGCGGATCTGGTCGCGGGCCATCTGGGCATTGAGGTCGATCAGAAACAGGACTTGCTTGAAACCCTGTCAATCAGCGAACGGCTGGAGAAGGTCTATGGCCTGATGCAGGGAGAGATGTCGGTCCTGCAGGTCGAGAAGAAGATCAAGACCCGCGTAAAGTCGCAGATGGAGCGGACGCAACGCGAGTATTATCTGAACGAACAGATGAAGGCCATTCAGCGTGAGCTGGGCGATGGTGAGGACGGGCAGAACGAGGTCGAAGAGCTCGAAAAGCGCGTGTCCGAGACCAAGCTGAGCAAGGAAGCGCGCGAGAAAGCCGACGGTGAGATCAAGAAGCTCAAGAATATGAGCCCGATGAGTGCCGAGGCTACGGTGGTGCGCAACTATCTCGACTGGATGCTGTCGATCCCGTGGGGCACCAAATCCCGCGTGAAGAAGGACCTGGGCCGGGCCGAGAAGATCCTCGACAACGATCACTATGGCCTTGAGAAGGTCAAGGAGCGCATCGTCGAATATCTCGCCGTGCAGCAACGCTCGAAGAAGATGAAAGGCCCGATCATGTGTCTGGTCGGTCCTCCAGGCGTGGGCAAGACCTCGCTGGGCAAGAGCGTGGCCAAGGCGACGGGGCGGGAGTTCATCCGCATCTCGCTGGGCGGCGTGCGCGACGAGAGCGAGATCCGCGGTCACCGCAGGACCTATATCGGCTCCATGCCGGGCAAGATCATCCAGGCGCTGAAGAAGGCCAAGACAACGAACCCGCTGATCCTGCTCGACGAGATCGACAAGATGGGTCAGGATTTCCGGGGCGATCCCGCTTCGGCCATGCTGGAAGTGCTTGATCCGGAACAGAACGGGACGTTTGTGGACCACTATCTTGAGGTGGAATACGACCTCTCGAACGTGATGTTTCTGACGACCTCGAACAGCTACAACATGCCCGGACCACTGCTCGACCGGATGGAGATCATTCCGCTGGCTGGCTATACCGAGGACGAAAAGCGCGAGATCGCCAAGCAACACCTGATCGAGAAGCAGATCAAGAACCACGGCCTGAAAAAGGGCGAGTTCGAGCTGACCGACGAGGCTTTGAGCGAGATGATCCGGACCTACACCCGCGAGGCGGGGGTGAGGAACCTCGAACGCGAGATCGCCAAGGTGGCGCGGAAATCGGTGACCAAGATCATCAAGAAAGAGGCCGAAAGTGTCGTGGTGACGCCCGAAAACCTCGATGAGTTCCTGGGCGTGAAGAAATTCCGTTATGGTCTGGCCGAGAAAGAAGATCAGGTCGGTGTCGTGACCGGTTTGGCCTATACCTCGGTGGGCGGTGAGCTTCTGAGCATCGAAGCGCTGCGTCTGCCGGGCAAGGGCCGGATGAAGACGACCGGCAAGCTGGGCGATGTGATGAAGGAATCCATCGACGCCGCGTCCAGCTATGTCCGCTCGATCAGTCCCAAGATCGGGGTGAAGCCCCCGCGTTTCGACAAGTGGGACATCCACGTGCACGTACCGGAAGGAGCCACCCCCAAGGACGGTCCGAGCGCGGGTCTGGCCATGGTCACCTCGATCGTGTCGGTGCTGACCCAGATCCCGGTCCGCAAGGACATCGCCATGACGGGCGAGGTGACGCTGCGCGGCAATGCGCTGGCCATCGGCGGGCTGAAAGAGAAGCTGCTGGCGGCCCTGCGTGGCGGCATCAAGACGGTGTTGATCCCGGAAGAGAATGAAAAAGACCTGCCGGAGATCCCGGACAACGTAAAAGAAGGTCTTGAGATCATTCCGGTGGCTCACGTCTCGGAAGTGCTGAAACATGCGCTTGTCGATGTGCCCGAGGCGATCGAGTGGGATGAGGCGGCCGAGGAAGCAGCGGCTGCGGCGGCGATGTCGTCACCCGCTGAAGGGTCTTCCGCAACGGCGCACTGA
- a CDS encoding M20/M25/M40 family metallo-hydrolase translates to MSLDPVLSRIDADLEAAMDRLKELLRIPSISTDPAYKDACETAADWLVADLASIGVEASKRATPGHPMVIGHVDGTGPHLLFYGHYDVQPVDPLELWDRDPFDPEVQETPKGKVIRARGASDDKGQLMTFVEACRAWKAEHGTLPCKITFFFEGEEESGSPSLVPFMRENADELRSDLALICDTGLFDSRVPAITTMLRGLLGEEITITGPSKDLHSGMYGGAAMNPIRVLSRIIAQLHDEQGRITVPGFYDGVPELSSDLRAQWDGLNFDHSAFLGDVGLSDPAGEAGRTALEMLWSRPTCEVNGINGGYTGDGFKTVLPSKASAKISFRLVGQQDPHAIRDSFRKMVTDMLPPDCEVSFTGQGASRAGAFDTSGPAFEAARKALSDEWPDPAAYIGCGGSIPIAGHFQELLGTTPLLIGFGKDDDQIHSPNEKYDVESFHKGIRSWARVLDALS, encoded by the coding sequence ATGTCCCTTGACCCTGTCCTAAGCCGTATCGACGCCGATCTGGAAGCCGCGATGGACCGGCTCAAGGAATTGCTGCGCATCCCCTCGATCTCGACCGATCCCGCCTACAAGGATGCGTGCGAGACAGCGGCTGACTGGCTGGTCGCGGATCTCGCGTCCATTGGCGTTGAGGCATCCAAGCGCGCAACGCCCGGTCATCCGATGGTGATCGGCCATGTCGATGGGACTGGCCCGCACCTGTTGTTCTACGGGCATTACGACGTGCAACCCGTTGATCCTCTTGAACTTTGGGATCGTGATCCGTTCGATCCAGAGGTGCAGGAGACCCCGAAAGGCAAGGTGATCCGGGCGCGCGGCGCATCGGATGACAAGGGTCAGTTGATGACCTTTGTCGAGGCCTGCAGGGCTTGGAAAGCCGAACACGGGACACTGCCTTGCAAGATAACCTTCTTTTTCGAAGGCGAAGAGGAATCGGGGTCACCCTCCCTTGTGCCGTTCATGCGCGAAAACGCAGATGAGCTGAGGTCTGACCTGGCGCTGATCTGCGACACCGGTCTCTTTGACAGCCGGGTCCCCGCCATCACCACGATGCTGCGGGGATTGCTGGGGGAAGAGATCACGATTACCGGCCCCAGCAAAGATCTGCATTCTGGCATGTATGGCGGCGCGGCGATGAACCCGATCAGGGTGCTGTCGCGCATCATCGCTCAACTTCATGATGAACAGGGACGCATCACGGTGCCCGGGTTTTATGACGGCGTGCCTGAGCTGTCATCGGACCTGCGCGCGCAATGGGACGGTCTGAACTTCGATCACTCGGCGTTTCTGGGGGATGTCGGCCTGTCCGACCCGGCGGGCGAAGCCGGTCGCACGGCTCTTGAGATGCTCTGGTCGCGCCCAACCTGCGAAGTCAACGGGATCAACGGGGGGTATACCGGAGACGGGTTCAAAACGGTGCTGCCATCGAAAGCCAGTGCCAAGATCAGCTTTCGCCTCGTCGGTCAGCAGGATCCGCATGCGATCCGCGACAGCTTTCGTAAGATGGTCACCGACATGCTGCCCCCGGATTGCGAGGTCAGCTTTACCGGGCAAGGTGCATCCCGGGCCGGTGCGTTTGATACTTCCGGCCCCGCGTTCGAGGCCGCACGCAAGGCGCTGTCGGATGAATGGCCCGATCCCGCGGCCTATATCGGCTGTGGCGGATCGATCCCCATTGCCGGGCACTTTCAGGAACTGCTGGGGACGACGCCGCTGCTGATCGGCTTCGGCAAGGACGACGATCAGATCCACTCTCCCAACGAAAAGTATGATGTGGAGAGCTTTCACAAAGGTATTCGCAGCTGGGCACGCGTTCTGGACGCGCTGAGCTGA
- a CDS encoding FAD-binding oxidoreductase, producing MADCKLEAGRMVKDADVIVVGAGLMGAAAARHLAASGVRTCLVGPEEPRDKRSHQGVFASHYDAARITRRLDPSAFWSDVSRASIDRYTELERQSGISFFHETGALMAGPLEGHGAAFLQKTREVATADGIDFVEMDGRALRQKFPFFRFPDEIAAFYEPRGAGYIDPRAHVQAQIAVAQADGARCVGHVAARIDETADGVIIHCQDGTTLRSDRVIVACGAFSGTAGLLPHPVTLDVLARTVVLFEIDAEEAYRLKTMPSVVYVPPGGGSDPYVLPPVRYPDGKTYIKIGGDPEDVTLETQEDVKAWFRGGGDPKVGACLTDMLLAIMPDLRYRSTHLEACVTSYTETGLPLIAAQSPRIIALTGGCGKGAKCADELGRRAAQLALG from the coding sequence TTGGCCGATTGCAAGCTGGAGGCAGGCCGGATGGTGAAGGATGCCGATGTCATCGTGGTGGGCGCGGGCCTGATGGGCGCCGCCGCTGCGCGCCATCTTGCGGCCTCGGGCGTGCGCACCTGTCTTGTCGGACCGGAAGAACCGCGGGACAAAAGATCTCATCAAGGTGTTTTCGCCAGCCATTACGATGCCGCGCGGATCACCCGGCGCCTTGATCCAAGCGCGTTCTGGTCCGACGTCAGCCGTGCATCCATTGATCGCTACACCGAACTCGAACGGCAGAGCGGCATTTCCTTTTTCCACGAAACCGGCGCGTTGATGGCTGGGCCGCTAGAAGGCCATGGCGCGGCCTTTCTTCAAAAGACCCGCGAGGTCGCCACTGCTGACGGCATTGACTTCGTCGAGATGGACGGCCGCGCTTTGCGGCAGAAATTCCCGTTCTTCCGGTTTCCGGATGAGATAGCCGCGTTTTACGAGCCACGCGGAGCCGGGTATATTGATCCCCGCGCCCATGTTCAGGCCCAGATTGCAGTCGCCCAGGCAGATGGGGCCAGATGTGTTGGTCATGTTGCGGCACGCATCGACGAAACTGCCGATGGCGTGATCATTCACTGTCAGGACGGCACCACGCTCCGGTCAGATCGCGTTATCGTGGCCTGTGGTGCGTTTTCCGGCACGGCCGGATTGTTGCCGCATCCCGTCACGCTCGACGTCCTGGCGCGCACCGTGGTGCTTTTCGAAATCGACGCGGAGGAGGCATATCGGCTGAAGACCATGCCATCGGTGGTCTATGTCCCACCTGGGGGAGGCAGTGATCCCTATGTGCTCCCACCCGTGCGCTATCCTGACGGGAAGACCTATATAAAGATCGGTGGTGATCCGGAAGATGTGACGCTCGAAACCCAGGAGGACGTCAAAGCGTGGTTTCGAGGCGGGGGTGATCCAAAGGTCGGTGCGTGTCTGACCGACATGCTTTTGGCGATCATGCCAGATCTGAGATATCGCTCTACCCATCTGGAGGCGTGCGTGACATCCTATACCGAGACGGGCCTGCCCTTGATCGCAGCGCAAAGCCCCAGGATCATCGCGCTGACCGGAGGATGCGGCAAGGGTGCCAAGTGCGCGGACGAGCTGGGCCGGCGCGCCGCACAGCTGGCACTTGGCTGA
- a CDS encoding glycosyltransferase family 2 protein → MAEIAALTMVRDDLFFLRSWLGHYGRLLGRENCYIVNHGRGEAVAALAEGCNIIGIPGTHHKNFDMKRWRLLNNVVMGLRSYYDHVIVGDVDELVVLDPDAEGDLKSYLNAMPIRRVLTPLGLEVIHRIDLEHEPITDAILGPRMHVRPAPHYSKPCIVSVGTKIARGGHFTQYEKLHTPDHLYLLHLKFCDFEIYSEAMNRRNAVTKAIGAGVKEASIGRHWFAEARGEDRAVFETFADLEMQDDFVMGPLRRKMHRTWKPRGETGFWQFDRPDYAIQYRLPDRFRGLI, encoded by the coding sequence ATGGCTGAAATCGCGGCGTTGACCATGGTGCGCGACGACCTGTTCTTCCTGCGCAGCTGGCTTGGCCATTACGGGCGGCTGCTGGGCCGCGAGAATTGCTATATCGTGAACCACGGGCGAGGTGAGGCGGTCGCGGCATTGGCCGAGGGCTGCAATATCATCGGTATTCCCGGAACACATCACAAGAATTTCGATATGAAGCGGTGGCGGCTGCTGAACAATGTCGTCATGGGGCTGAGGTCTTACTATGACCACGTTATTGTCGGCGATGTTGATGAGCTGGTGGTACTGGACCCCGACGCAGAGGGGGATCTGAAGAGTTATCTGAACGCGATGCCGATCCGACGGGTCCTGACCCCGTTGGGGCTGGAAGTGATCCACCGCATAGACCTGGAGCACGAGCCTATCACCGATGCGATCCTGGGCCCACGTATGCATGTCCGGCCGGCACCGCATTATTCAAAGCCCTGCATCGTGTCCGTCGGGACAAAGATCGCGCGCGGGGGACATTTCACGCAATATGAGAAACTGCACACGCCGGATCATCTTTATCTGCTTCATCTGAAGTTCTGCGATTTTGAGATCTATTCCGAGGCGATGAACCGGCGCAATGCGGTGACCAAAGCGATCGGGGCGGGCGTCAAGGAAGCCTCCATCGGGCGTCACTGGTTTGCCGAGGCGCGCGGAGAGGACAGGGCGGTCTTTGAGACCTTTGCGGATCTTGAGATGCAGGACGATTTTGTGATGGGTCCTTTGAGGCGCAAGATGCACCGGACATGGAAACCGCGCGGAGAGACCGGTTTCTGGCAGTTCGATCGACCGGATTATGCCATCCAATACCGGCTTCCAGACCGGTTTCGCGGGCTGATCTAG
- a CDS encoding alpha/beta fold hydrolase gives MSVLPGFTDAVAEVNGQSIAYSVAGSGPPVLLLHGFPQNRGMWRRIAPGLAQTFTVIAADLRGYGQSSKPGDVASYSFREMANDQIALMRSLGHAQFHLVGHDRGARTSHRMALDHADAVSSLTLMDIAPTHLLLNDLSQQVAKAYYHWFFLAQPAPFPETFIGHDPDFYFESSLTGWGSARIEDFEAEALASYRECWRQPETITAMCNDYRAAIEVDFALDAADLGRKVACPALVLFGSDGAMARAYDVPATWADRLSNMKAKALPGGHFFPETAAEETLETLKAFLQSL, from the coding sequence ATGTCTGTTCTGCCGGGGTTCACCGACGCCGTGGCCGAGGTGAACGGTCAATCCATTGCCTATTCGGTCGCGGGGAGCGGACCGCCGGTCCTTCTGCTTCACGGATTTCCGCAGAACCGGGGCATGTGGCGCCGCATCGCGCCCGGTCTTGCGCAAACCTTTACCGTGATCGCCGCGGATCTTCGGGGCTATGGGCAGTCTTCAAAGCCGGGCGACGTCGCATCCTATTCGTTCCGGGAGATGGCAAACGATCAGATCGCGCTGATGAGGTCCCTAGGACATGCGCAATTCCATCTTGTCGGTCATGATCGTGGCGCAAGAACGTCGCATCGGATGGCGCTTGATCACGCAGATGCCGTTTCAAGCCTGACATTGATGGATATCGCGCCGACCCATCTGCTGCTCAACGACCTAAGCCAGCAGGTTGCAAAAGCCTATTATCATTGGTTTTTCCTTGCTCAGCCGGCCCCGTTTCCCGAAACCTTCATCGGCCATGACCCGGATTTTTACTTTGAGAGCAGCTTGACCGGTTGGGGCAGCGCCCGGATCGAAGACTTCGAGGCCGAAGCGCTTGCATCCTACCGCGAATGCTGGCGACAGCCGGAAACGATCACCGCGATGTGCAACGATTACCGTGCTGCGATCGAGGTGGATTTCGCTTTGGACGCCGCGGATCTGGGGCGCAAGGTCGCCTGCCCCGCGCTCGTCTTGTTTGGCAGCGATGGTGCCATGGCACGCGCCTACGACGTGCCCGCAACATGGGCAGATCGCCTGTCGAATATGAAAGCCAAAGCTCTGCCCGGCGGGCATTTCTTCCCGGAAACGGCAGCGGAAGAGACGCTCGAGACCTTGAAAGCGTTTCTTCAAAGCCTCTAG
- a CDS encoding HU family DNA-binding protein, producing the protein MTTSKSKPTTTRKTSTTRRKPTSGTTGAASKVKKTPKAKTEPVSAVPQPAPPLKKEIHPTVVTLTEPSVSAPTLRKRELLDEVVRRTEVKRKDAKKVLEETLALLGTAVAEGREINIPGFGKLMVQQVETKANARVANCKIRQSRNSGKETLAEPEKDG; encoded by the coding sequence TTGACGACTTCAAAGTCCAAACCCACGACAACACGGAAAACGTCCACCACCCGACGCAAGCCCACGAGCGGGACGACCGGAGCAGCGTCAAAGGTAAAAAAGACGCCCAAAGCCAAAACCGAGCCGGTTTCCGCCGTGCCACAACCGGCCCCTCCGCTGAAAAAAGAGATACATCCGACCGTGGTAACCCTCACCGAACCATCGGTGAGCGCGCCGACCTTGCGCAAACGAGAGCTGTTGGACGAAGTCGTCCGCCGGACAGAGGTCAAGAGGAAAGACGCAAAGAAGGTGTTGGAAGAGACGCTTGCTTTGCTGGGAACGGCCGTTGCCGAGGGGCGAGAGATCAACATCCCCGGATTTGGCAAGCTGATGGTGCAACAGGTGGAGACCAAGGCGAATGCGCGCGTGGCGAATTGCAAGATTCGTCAAAGCCGGAACAGTGGGAAAGAGACACTTGCAGAGCCTGAAAAGGACGGGTAA
- the hemA gene encoding 5-aminolevulinate synthase → MNYVAQLDTALSRLHEEGRYRTFIDIERRQGQFPHAVWTAPDGTEKPITVWCGNDYLGMGQNPVVLSAMHEALDATGAGSGGTRNISGTTVYHKRLEAELADLHGKEAALLFTSAYIANDATLSTLPKLFPGLIIYSDALNHASMIEGVRRNGGAKRIFRHNDVEHLRELMAADDPKAPKVIAFESIYSMDGDFGPIEAICDLADEFGALTYIDEVHAVGMYGPRGAGVAERDRLMHRLDIINGTLAKAYGVMGGYIAASHKMCDAIRSYAPGFIFTTSLPPAVAAGAAASVAHLKKAQDLRDEHQTQARILKMRLKGLGLPIIDHGSHIVPVMVGDPVHTKMLSDMLLNDFGIYVQPINFPTVPRGTERLRFTPSPVHGPDEIDALVRAMDALWSHCALNRAELTA, encoded by the coding sequence GTGAACTACGTCGCTCAGCTTGATACCGCATTGTCCCGTCTTCATGAGGAAGGCCGATACCGGACATTCATTGATATCGAGCGGCGTCAGGGGCAGTTCCCGCATGCGGTTTGGACCGCGCCGGATGGGACGGAGAAGCCGATCACCGTTTGGTGCGGCAACGACTATCTGGGCATGGGTCAAAACCCGGTCGTCCTGTCTGCCATGCACGAAGCGCTCGACGCCACCGGTGCGGGTTCTGGCGGGACGCGCAACATCTCCGGCACGACGGTCTATCACAAGCGCCTGGAGGCTGAGCTTGCCGATCTGCACGGCAAAGAAGCAGCACTTCTTTTCACCTCTGCCTATATCGCAAACGATGCCACGCTGAGCACATTGCCAAAGCTGTTCCCGGGTCTGATCATCTATTCGGACGCGCTCAACCACGCCTCGATGATCGAAGGGGTGCGGCGCAATGGCGGAGCGAAGCGGATTTTCCGCCATAACGACGTGGAGCATCTGCGCGAGTTGATGGCAGCCGACGATCCGAAGGCGCCGAAAGTCATCGCGTTTGAATCGATCTATTCGATGGACGGCGATTTCGGCCCGATCGAGGCGATCTGCGACCTGGCGGATGAATTCGGCGCGCTGACCTACATTGATGAGGTCCACGCGGTTGGCATGTACGGCCCGCGCGGTGCCGGTGTGGCCGAGCGGGACAGGCTGATGCATCGTCTCGACATCATCAACGGGACGCTGGCCAAGGCTTATGGGGTCATGGGGGGCTATATCGCTGCAAGCCACAAGATGTGCGATGCGATCAGATCCTACGCGCCAGGCTTCATCTTCACCACCTCGCTCCCCCCTGCGGTGGCTGCCGGGGCGGCAGCGTCGGTTGCGCATCTCAAGAAGGCGCAAGACCTGCGGGACGAGCACCAGACCCAGGCACGGATCCTGAAGATGAGGCTCAAAGGGTTGGGGCTGCCGATCATCGATCACGGCAGTCACATCGTCCCCGTCATGGTGGGCGATCCGGTTCACACCAAGATGTTGAGCGATATGTTGCTCAACGATTTCGGCATCTATGTTCAGCCGATCAACTTCCCGACAGTGCCGCGCGGGACCGAGCGTTTGCGCTTCACACCGTCGCCCGTGCACGGACCTGACGAGATAGATGCACTGGTGCGCGCAATGGATGCGTTATGGAGCCATTGTGCGCTGAACCGCGCCGAATTAACTGCCTGA